One stretch of Caldinitratiruptor microaerophilus DNA includes these proteins:
- a CDS encoding UbiX family flavin prenyltransferase, protein MRLIVGISGASGVIYGVRLLEVARELGVETHLIATGWARRTIEHELGRPAAEVTALATASYHPSDLSSPVASGSFQTAGMVVLPCSMKTLGALAAGYTADLLTRAADVCLKERRTLVLCPRETPLHAIHLENMLRLSRAGAIIMPPVPAFYDRPRTLQDVVDHFVGRVLDHFGIRSGLYAEWQGMGPEAVDEP, encoded by the coding sequence ATGCGGCTGATCGTCGGCATCAGCGGGGCGAGCGGGGTCATCTACGGCGTCCGGCTCCTGGAGGTCGCGCGGGAGCTGGGTGTGGAGACCCACCTCATCGCGACCGGCTGGGCGCGGCGGACGATCGAGCACGAACTCGGCCGCCCGGCCGCCGAGGTCACCGCCCTGGCGACGGCCTCCTACCACCCTTCGGACCTCAGCAGCCCGGTGGCCAGCGGCTCCTTCCAGACGGCCGGCATGGTGGTCCTCCCGTGCAGCATGAAGACCCTGGGTGCCCTGGCCGCCGGCTACACCGCCGACCTCCTCACCCGCGCCGCCGACGTCTGCCTGAAGGAGCGCCGCACCCTCGTGCTGTGCCCCCGGGAGACACCGCTCCACGCCATCCACCTGGAGAACATGCTACGGCTGAGCCGGGCCGGGGCGATCATCATGCCGCCCGTCCCGGCGTTCTACGACCGGCCCCGGACCCTCCAGGACGTGGTCGACCACTTCGTCGGCCGGGTCCTGGACCATTTCGGCATTCGCAGCGGCCTGTACGCCGAGTGGCAGGGCATGGGCCCTGAGGCCGTGGACGAGCCGTGA